One window of the Crassaminicella thermophila genome contains the following:
- the nusG gene encoding transcription termination/antitermination protein NusG — translation MSETPKWYVVHTYSGHENKVKANIEKLVENRGMEDIITEIVVPTEEKIEIKNGKKKAKQKKIFPGYVLIKMIMNDESWYVVRNTRGVTGFVGPGSKPIPLSDEEVKSMGIEEPVAEIDIVVGDTVKVTSGPFESFIGVIEGINLEKQTLKALISMFGRETPVELDFTQVEKL, via the coding sequence ATGTCAGAAACGCCTAAATGGTATGTAGTCCATACCTACTCTGGACATGAAAACAAAGTTAAAGCAAATATTGAAAAACTTGTTGAAAACAGAGGTATGGAAGATATTATTACTGAAATTGTTGTACCCACAGAAGAAAAAATAGAAATAAAAAATGGGAAGAAAAAAGCAAAACAGAAAAAGATTTTCCCAGGTTATGTATTAATCAAGATGATCATGAATGATGAATCTTGGTATGTAGTTAGAAATACAAGAGGAGTTACAGGTTTTGTAGGTCCAGGATCTAAGCCGATTCCTTTAAGTGATGAAGAAGTGAAGAGTATGGGCATTGAAGAGCCAGTTGCAGAGATTGATATTGTTGTAGGAGATACAGTAAAAGTTACATCAGGACCATTTGAAAGCTTCATTGGAGTTATAGAAGGAATCAATTTAGAGAAACAGACCTTGAAGGCTCTTATTTCAATGTTTGGAAGAGAAACACCTGTAGAACTCGATTTTACACAAGTAGAAAAATTATAA
- the rpoB gene encoding DNA-directed RNA polymerase subunit beta, whose translation MPHPIQVGKRTRMSYATIEEVVQMPNLIEIQRESYAWFLREGLQEVFEDISPIQDYTGNLILEFIGYSLDGEPKYDIEECKERDVTYAAPLKVKVRLINKETGEVKEQEVFMGDFPLMTDNGTFIINGAERVIVTQLVRSPGPYYAVQLDRTGKKLFSTTVIPNRGAWLEYETDSNDIISVRVDRTRKQPMTVLLRALGFGTDAEIISLLGEDERLMHTLDKDSTKSQEEGLLEIYKKLRPGEPPTVESAKSLIDSLFFDPKRYDLAKVGRYKYNKKLGLVNRITGHKAAETIVNPYTGEVYVEEGQKITLDIAKTIENAGIKIVHVIGEDEKNVKVIGNHFVDIKKHIEFNIDDLNIEERVHFPVLKEILDTYKEENEIREALKERKKDLSPKNIIIDDIIASVSYILNLAHGVGEVDDIDHLGNRRLRSVGELLQNQFRIGLSRMERVVKERMTIQDIDVITPQALINIRPVAAAIKEFFGSSQLSQFMDQTNPLAELTHKRRLSALGPGGLSRERAGFEVRDVHHSHYGRMCPIETPEGPNIGLIGSLTTYGRINEYGFIEAPYRKVDKERGVVTEEIHYLTADEEDPLIIAQANEPLDEEGRFVNRRVTARCKNGDIDVVPREEVDYMDVTPKQMVSVATAMIPFLENDDANRALMGSNMQRQAVPLVKTDAPIIGTGMEYIAARDSGVVVLAKNSGIIERVSADEIVIRRDSDGGCDRYKLLKFKRSNQGTCINQRPIVNKGEHVEKGDAIADGPSTDHGEIALGRNLLIGFMTWEGYNYEDAILLNERLVMEDALSSIHIEEYESEARDTKLGPEEITRDIPNVGEEALKDLDERGIIRIGAEVKSGDILVGKVTPKGETELTAEERLLRAIFGEKAREVRDTSLRVPHGESGIIVDVKVFTRENGDELPPGVNVLVRCYIAKKRKIMVGDKMAGRHGNKGVISRVLPEEDMPFLEDGTPLQVVLNPLGVPSRMNIGQVLEVHLGMAAKKLGWHVATPVFDGAREEDIREALKQAGYPEDGKLQLYDGRTGMPFDNRVTVGYMYMLKLHHLVDDKIHARSTGPYSLVTQQPLGGKAQFGGQRFGEMEVWALEAYGAAHTLQEILTVKSDDVIGRVKAYESIVKGENIPEPGVPESFKVLIKELQSLALDVKVLTAEDTEIEIKESVDDDTNELDVILEVEGYQTPEENNENEEEKNNEEQENTDDLDQIDESVFDYENEENYSKIDDYNDYKF comes from the coding sequence ATGCCACATCCTATTCAGGTCGGAAAAAGAACCAGAATGAGTTATGCAACTATTGAAGAAGTTGTACAGATGCCAAATCTTATTGAAATTCAACGTGAATCTTATGCGTGGTTTTTGCGTGAGGGTTTACAAGAAGTATTTGAAGATATTTCCCCTATCCAAGATTATACAGGTAATCTAATTCTTGAATTTATTGGATATTCATTAGATGGGGAGCCTAAATACGATATAGAAGAGTGCAAGGAGAGAGATGTTACATATGCTGCACCGCTTAAAGTAAAGGTAAGGCTAATAAATAAGGAAACTGGAGAAGTAAAAGAACAAGAAGTATTTATGGGAGATTTCCCACTTATGACAGATAACGGTACCTTCATTATTAATGGAGCAGAAAGAGTTATCGTAACGCAGCTTGTAAGATCTCCAGGGCCATATTATGCAGTTCAGCTTGATAGAACAGGAAAAAAACTATTTTCTACTACAGTCATACCAAATCGTGGTGCATGGCTAGAGTATGAAACGGACTCAAATGATATAATATCTGTAAGAGTAGATAGAACAAGAAAACAGCCTATGACAGTATTACTTAGGGCTTTAGGATTTGGTACTGATGCAGAAATTATAAGCTTATTAGGAGAAGATGAGCGCCTAATGCATACGTTAGATAAAGATAGTACCAAATCACAAGAGGAAGGGCTTTTAGAAATATATAAAAAGCTTAGACCAGGTGAGCCACCTACAGTAGAAAGTGCAAAATCTCTTATTGATTCATTATTTTTTGATCCTAAGAGATATGATTTAGCAAAAGTAGGGCGTTATAAATATAATAAAAAGCTTGGTCTTGTAAACAGAATAACAGGTCATAAAGCAGCAGAAACAATCGTAAACCCTTATACAGGTGAAGTTTACGTGGAAGAAGGTCAAAAAATAACTTTAGATATAGCAAAAACTATAGAAAATGCAGGAATTAAAATAGTACATGTTATTGGTGAAGATGAAAAAAATGTTAAAGTTATTGGAAATCATTTTGTAGATATTAAAAAACATATAGAATTTAACATAGATGATTTAAATATAGAAGAGAGAGTACATTTCCCTGTACTAAAAGAAATATTAGATACTTATAAAGAAGAAAATGAAATACGAGAAGCGTTAAAAGAGAGAAAAAAAGATTTATCTCCAAAAAATATTATCATTGATGATATTATTGCTTCAGTAAGCTATATATTAAACCTTGCTCATGGTGTAGGAGAAGTAGATGATATTGACCACTTAGGCAATAGAAGATTACGTTCAGTAGGAGAACTTCTACAAAATCAATTTAGAATAGGTCTATCAAGAATGGAAAGAGTTGTAAAAGAAAGAATGACTATTCAAGATATTGATGTAATTACACCGCAAGCTTTAATTAATATTCGGCCAGTAGCAGCTGCTATTAAAGAGTTTTTTGGAAGCAGCCAGTTGTCACAATTTATGGATCAAACGAACCCTCTTGCAGAACTTACGCACAAGAGAAGATTATCTGCATTAGGACCAGGAGGACTTTCTCGTGAAAGAGCAGGGTTTGAGGTTCGTGACGTTCACCATTCTCACTATGGACGTATGTGTCCAATAGAAACACCAGAGGGTCCTAACATCGGATTGATTGGTTCGTTAACTACTTACGGTAGGATAAATGAATATGGATTTATTGAAGCTCCTTATAGAAAGGTAGACAAGGAAAGAGGCGTTGTAACAGAGGAGATTCATTACCTAACAGCAGATGAGGAAGATCCGTTAATTATTGCTCAAGCCAATGAGCCATTAGACGAAGAAGGAAGATTTGTTAATCGTAGGGTTACTGCTAGATGCAAAAATGGAGATATTGATGTTGTTCCAAGAGAAGAAGTAGATTATATGGACGTAACGCCAAAACAAATGGTTTCTGTTGCAACTGCAATGATTCCATTCTTAGAAAATGATGATGCAAACCGTGCACTTATGGGATCGAACATGCAACGTCAAGCTGTGCCTCTTGTAAAAACAGATGCACCAATTATCGGAACAGGTATGGAGTATATAGCTGCAAGAGATTCTGGAGTAGTAGTTTTGGCAAAAAATTCAGGAATTATTGAAAGAGTTTCAGCTGATGAAATTGTTATAAGAAGAGATTCAGACGGTGGATGTGATCGATACAAACTACTTAAATTTAAGCGTTCGAATCAAGGAACATGTATCAATCAAAGGCCAATTGTCAATAAAGGTGAACATGTAGAAAAAGGTGATGCAATAGCAGATGGACCTTCTACAGATCATGGGGAAATTGCACTAGGAAGAAACTTGCTTATAGGATTTATGACATGGGAAGGATATAATTATGAGGATGCTATTCTTCTAAATGAAAGATTGGTTATGGAAGATGCTTTATCGTCCATTCATATAGAAGAATATGAATCTGAAGCTAGAGATACAAAGCTAGGACCAGAAGAAATTACAAGAGATATTCCAAACGTAGGGGAAGAAGCCCTAAAAGATTTAGATGAGAGAGGAATCATCAGAATCGGAGCAGAAGTTAAGTCAGGAGATATATTAGTAGGAAAAGTTACTCCAAAAGGAGAAACAGAGCTTACGGCAGAAGAAAGATTGCTTCGTGCAATCTTTGGAGAAAAGGCAAGAGAGGTTAGAGATACATCATTAAGGGTTCCTCATGGAGAAAGTGGAATAATTGTAGACGTAAAAGTATTTACAAGAGAAAATGGAGATGAACTACCACCAGGAGTAAATGTACTTGTAAGATGTTATATAGCTAAAAAGAGAAAAATCATGGTGGGAGATAAAATGGCAGGACGTCATGGTAATAAAGGGGTTATATCAAGAGTATTACCTGAAGAAGATATGCCATTCTTAGAAGATGGAACACCACTACAAGTTGTCTTAAATCCTCTTGGAGTACCGTCTCGTATGAACATTGGGCAGGTGCTAGAAGTACATCTTGGTATGGCAGCAAAGAAACTAGGCTGGCATGTAGCAACTCCTGTATTTGATGGAGCTAGAGAGGAAGATATAAGAGAAGCGTTAAAACAAGCAGGATATCCAGAGGATGGAAAGCTTCAACTTTATGATGGAAGGACAGGAATGCCTTTTGATAATAGAGTTACAGTAGGATACATGTATATGTTAAAGCTTCATCACTTAGTAGATGATAAGATTCATGCACGTAGTACAGGACCATATTCATTAGTTACTCAACAGCCTTTAGGTGGTAAAGCACAGTTTGGTGGTCAAAGATTTGGAGAAATGGAAGTTTGGGCACTAGAAGCTTATGGAGCTGCACATACATTACAAGAAATATTAACTGTTAAGTCTGATGATGTTATCGGACGTGTAAAAGCTTATGAATCAATTGTAAAGGGTGAAAATATCCCAGAGCCAGGGGTACCTGAATCATTTAAAGTATTAATTAAGGAATTACAAAGTTTAGCTTTAGATGTAAAGGTGCTTACAGCAGAAGATACAGAAATTGAAATTAAAGAATCAGTAGATGATGATACTAATGAATTAGATGTTATTTTAGAAGTTGAAGGATATCAAACACCTGAAGAAAATAATGAAAATGAAGAAGAGAAAAATAATGAAGAACAAGAAAATACAGATGATTTAGATCAGATTGATGAATCAGTTTTTGATTATGAAAATGAAGAGAATTATTCTAAAATTGATGATTATAATGATTATAAATTTTAA
- the rpoC gene encoding DNA-directed RNA polymerase subunit beta', with translation MFELNNFESIKIGLASPEKIRSWSKGEVKKPETINYRTLKPEKEGLFCEKIFGPTKDWECHCGKYKRVRYKGIICDRCGVEVTKSKVRRERMGHIELAAPVSHIWYFKGIPSRMGLLLDMSPRSLEKVLYFASYIVTDPGETSLSYKQLLNENEYREYREKFGKAFKAAMGAEAIKDILSKIDLEKLTKELRLKLRDSSGQKRIRAIRRLEVVEAFRKSGNKPEWMILDAVPVIPPDLRPMVQLDGGRFATSDLNDLYRRVINRNNRLKRLLDLGAPDIIVRNEKRMLQEAVDALIDNGRRGRPVTGPGNRPLKSLSDMLKGKQGRFRQNLLGKRVDYSGRSVIVVGPELKFYQCGLPKKMALELFKPFIMKRLVNDGYAHNIKSAKRMVERVRSEVWDVLAEVIKEHPVLLNRAPTLHRLGIQAFEPILVEGKAIKLHPLVCTAYNADFDGDQMAVHVPLSVEAQAEARFLMLSTNNILAPKDGSPITTPTQDMVLGSYYLTIDIEGEPGEGMIFKDIEEMLMAYQNGVVGLHAKVKVRRKLSEDDPGKLVESTVGRFIFNEKIPQNLGFVDREKDPYSLEIDFLCDKKKLGKIIDKCFRKFGNTTTAIMLDHIKQMGFHYSTIGAITISVSDMEIPKEKERLLSEADEIVDKYEKAYRRGLISDEERYERVIRTWSETTEKVTDALMANLGRLNNVFIMAHSGARGSKNQIRQLGGMRGLMANASGHTVELPIKANFREGLSVLEYFISTHGARKGLADTALRTADSGYLTRRLVDVSQDVIIREEDCGTDTGVYVEAFKDGNELIETLYDRLVGRYAFEDVVHPQTGEVLVEADREISEEDADRIVKAGIERVKIRTVLHCKTRHGVCARCYGRNLATGEAVNVGEAVGIIAAQSIGEPGTQLTMRTFHTGGVAGNDITQGLPRVEELFEARKPKGLAIITEISGIVSINETKKNKEVIVTGDDGEQRTYSIPYGSRIKVKEAQRIEAGDEITEGSVNPHDILKIKGVAGVQEYLVKEVQRVYKLQGVDINDKHIEVIVRQMVSKVKIEDAGDTELLPGGLVNIHEFEEVNRQVEEEGLTPATGRRVLLGITKASLATESFLSAASFQETTRVLTEAAIKGKEDNLIGLKENVIIGKLIPAGTGMKRYKNIAIAHADSEL, from the coding sequence TTGTTTGAATTAAATAATTTTGAGTCAATAAAAATTGGTCTTGCTTCGCCAGAAAAAATTAGAAGCTGGTCAAAAGGAGAAGTTAAAAAACCAGAAACAATTAATTACCGTACATTAAAACCAGAAAAGGAAGGACTATTCTGTGAAAAAATATTCGGTCCTACAAAAGACTGGGAATGTCATTGTGGAAAATATAAAAGAGTAAGATACAAAGGAATTATTTGTGACAGATGTGGTGTTGAAGTTACAAAGTCAAAAGTAAGACGCGAGAGAATGGGGCATATAGAGCTTGCTGCCCCTGTATCTCATATTTGGTATTTCAAAGGAATACCAAGTAGAATGGGACTATTATTAGATATGTCTCCTCGTTCCTTAGAAAAGGTACTGTATTTTGCTTCATATATTGTAACTGATCCTGGAGAAACTTCATTAAGTTATAAACAATTATTAAATGAAAACGAATATAGGGAATACAGAGAAAAATTTGGAAAAGCCTTTAAAGCTGCTATGGGTGCAGAAGCTATTAAAGACATTTTAAGCAAAATAGATTTAGAAAAGTTAACTAAGGAATTAAGATTAAAGCTTAGAGATAGCTCTGGGCAAAAGAGAATTAGAGCTATTAGAAGACTTGAAGTAGTAGAAGCATTTAGAAAATCTGGGAATAAGCCTGAATGGATGATTCTTGATGCAGTACCTGTAATTCCTCCAGATTTAAGACCAATGGTCCAATTAGATGGAGGTAGATTTGCTACTTCTGACTTAAATGACTTATATAGAAGAGTAATCAATAGAAATAATAGATTAAAAAGATTACTAGATTTAGGGGCTCCAGACATTATCGTTAGAAATGAAAAAAGAATGCTTCAAGAAGCAGTAGATGCATTAATTGACAATGGAAGAAGAGGTAGACCTGTAACAGGACCAGGAAACAGACCATTAAAATCACTATCAGATATGTTAAAAGGAAAACAAGGTAGATTTAGACAAAACCTACTTGGAAAACGTGTTGACTATTCAGGTCGTTCTGTTATTGTAGTAGGACCAGAACTAAAATTTTACCAATGTGGTCTGCCAAAAAAAATGGCATTAGAATTATTCAAGCCATTTATCATGAAGCGTCTTGTAAACGATGGATATGCACATAACATAAAGAGTGCTAAGAGAATGGTAGAGAGAGTGAGATCAGAGGTATGGGATGTATTAGCAGAAGTAATTAAAGAGCATCCAGTACTACTAAATCGTGCTCCTACACTTCATAGATTAGGAATTCAAGCGTTTGAGCCGATTTTGGTAGAAGGAAAGGCAATTAAGCTTCATCCTCTTGTTTGTACAGCATATAATGCTGACTTTGATGGAGACCAAATGGCTGTACACGTACCTCTTTCTGTAGAAGCACAAGCTGAAGCAAGATTTTTAATGCTTTCTACTAATAATATACTAGCACCAAAAGATGGATCTCCTATTACAACACCTACTCAGGATATGGTTCTTGGAAGTTATTACTTAACTATCGATATTGAAGGAGAACCAGGTGAAGGTATGATCTTCAAAGATATTGAAGAGATGTTAATGGCATACCAAAATGGTGTAGTGGGACTACATGCAAAAGTTAAGGTTAGAAGAAAATTAAGTGAAGATGATCCTGGTAAGCTTGTTGAGAGTACTGTAGGTAGATTTATCTTCAATGAGAAAATCCCACAAAACTTAGGATTTGTTGATAGAGAAAAAGATCCGTACTCTTTAGAAATTGATTTTCTTTGTGATAAGAAAAAGCTAGGAAAAATAATTGATAAATGTTTTAGAAAGTTTGGAAATACTACTACAGCAATTATGTTAGACCATATCAAACAAATGGGATTCCATTATTCTACAATTGGAGCTATTACCATTAGTGTATCTGATATGGAAATACCAAAAGAAAAAGAAAGATTGCTTTCAGAAGCAGATGAGATTGTAGATAAATATGAGAAAGCTTATAGAAGAGGCTTGATCTCTGATGAAGAAAGGTATGAAAGAGTAATCAGAACATGGTCAGAGACTACTGAAAAAGTAACAGATGCCCTTATGGCAAACTTAGGCCGTCTAAATAATGTGTTTATAATGGCGCATTCAGGAGCGAGAGGAAGTAAAAACCAAATACGTCAGCTTGGTGGTATGAGGGGACTTATGGCCAATGCATCAGGACATACAGTAGAACTTCCTATAAAAGCGAACTTCCGTGAAGGATTATCTGTTCTTGAATATTTTATATCTACTCACGGGGCAAGAAAAGGTCTTGCAGATACAGCTCTTAGAACGGCAGACTCTGGTTACTTAACAAGAAGATTAGTTGATGTCAGTCAAGATGTAATTATAAGAGAAGAAGACTGTGGTACAGATACAGGTGTTTACGTAGAAGCCTTTAAAGATGGAAATGAATTAATAGAAACATTATACGATAGACTTGTTGGAAGATATGCCTTTGAAGATGTAGTACATCCTCAAACAGGAGAGGTTTTGGTTGAGGCAGATAGAGAAATTTCAGAAGAAGATGCAGATAGAATCGTTAAAGCAGGCATTGAGAGAGTAAAAATAAGAACAGTTCTACACTGTAAAACAAGACATGGTGTATGTGCTCGTTGCTATGGAAGAAACTTAGCAACAGGAGAAGCTGTGAATGTAGGAGAAGCTGTTGGAATTATTGCTGCTCAATCTATCGGAGAACCAGGAACACAGCTTACGATGCGTACATTCCACACTGGTGGGGTTGCAGGAAATGACATTACACAAGGTTTACCTAGGGTTGAAGAGTTGTTTGAGGCTAGAAAGCCAAAAGGGCTTGCAATAATCACAGAAATTTCAGGTATAGTATCAATAAATGAAACTAAAAAGAATAAAGAAGTAATCGTAACAGGTGATGATGGAGAGCAAAGAACATACTCAATACCTTATGGATCAAGAATAAAGGTTAAAGAAGCACAAAGAATAGAAGCTGGAGATGAGATAACAGAAGGTTCTGTAAATCCTCACGATATCTTAAAAATTAAAGGTGTCGCTGGTGTTCAAGAATATCTTGTAAAAGAAGTACAAAGGGTTTACAAATTACAAGGTGTTGATATTAATGATAAGCATATTGAAGTTATTGTAAGACAGATGGTTTCAAAAGTAAAAATAGAAGATGCTGGAGATACAGAGCTTCTTCCAGGTGGATTAGTTAATATTCACGAATTTGAAGAAGTTAATAGACAGGTGGAAGAAGAAGGATTGACGCCAGCAACAGGACGAAGAGTACTTTTAGGAATTACAAAAGCATCTCTTGCTACAGAGTCATTCTTATCAGCAGCATCTTTCCAAGAAACAACAAGAGTGCTTACAGAAGCAGCAATCAAAGGGAAAGAAGATAATTTAATAGGATTAAAAGAAAACGTAATTATCGGTAAGTTGATTCCTGCTGGAACAGGAATGAAGAGATACAAAAATATTGCGATTGCACATGCAGATAGTGAATTGTAG
- the rplA gene encoding 50S ribosomal protein L1, with product MPKRGKKYLESAKLVDRTVQYEPEEALKLVTETAKAKFDETVEAHIKLGVDSRHADQQVRGAIVLPHGTGKTRKVLVFAKGEKAKEAENAGADYVGAEELAEKIQKENWFDFDVVVATPDMMGLVGRLGRILGPKGLMPNPKSGTVTFEVEKAVKEIKAGKVEYRLDKTNIIHVPIGKVSFGTEKLNENFSVLLDAIIKAKPAAAKGQYLKSVVVTSTMGPGVKINPTKIMG from the coding sequence ATGCCAAAAAGAGGAAAGAAATATTTAGAAAGTGCAAAATTAGTTGATAGAACAGTTCAATATGAACCAGAAGAAGCTTTAAAATTAGTAACAGAAACTGCAAAAGCTAAGTTTGATGAAACAGTTGAAGCACACATTAAGCTTGGTGTTGATTCAAGACATGCAGATCAACAAGTAAGAGGTGCTATTGTATTACCACATGGTACAGGTAAAACAAGAAAAGTATTAGTTTTTGCAAAAGGAGAGAAAGCAAAAGAAGCTGAAAATGCTGGGGCAGATTATGTCGGAGCAGAAGAGTTAGCAGAAAAAATCCAAAAAGAAAACTGGTTTGACTTTGATGTAGTAGTAGCTACACCAGACATGATGGGTCTAGTAGGTAGACTAGGTAGAATATTAGGACCAAAAGGTTTAATGCCAAACCCTAAGTCAGGAACAGTTACTTTCGAAGTTGAAAAAGCTGTAAAAGAAATAAAAGCAGGAAAAGTTGAGTATAGATTAGACAAAACAAATATTATTCACGTGCCAATTGGAAAAGTATCTTTTGGTACTGAAAAATTAAATGAAAACTTCAGTGTATTATTAGATGCAATCATTAAAGCAAAACCAGCGGCTGCAAAAGGACAATATTTAAAAAGTGTTGTTGTAACTAGTACAATGGGCCCTGGTGTTAAGATAAATCCAACAAAAATAATGGGTTAA
- the rpsL gene encoding 30S ribosomal protein S12, translating to MPTINQLVRKSREKVEYKSTAPALQKGFNSLHRKSTNVSSPQKRGVCTSVKTVTPKKPNSALRKVARVRLTNGIEVTAYIPGIGHNLQEHSVVLIRGGRVKDLPGVRYHIVRGTLDTAGVQNRNQARSKYGAKKPKEKK from the coding sequence ATGCCTACAATTAATCAATTAGTGCGCAAATCAAGAGAGAAAGTTGAATACAAATCAACTGCTCCAGCACTTCAAAAAGGTTTCAACTCTTTGCACAGAAAAAGTACTAATGTTAGTTCACCTCAAAAAAGAGGAGTTTGTACATCTGTAAAGACTGTAACTCCTAAGAAACCAAACTCAGCGTTAAGAAAAGTTGCCAGAGTAAGATTGACAAATGGTATTGAAGTAACTGCTTATATACCAGGAATTGGACACAATCTTCAAGAGCACAGCGTTGTGTTAATCAGAGGTGGAAGGGTAAAAGACTTACCAGGGGTTAGATACCATATTGTAAGAGGAACCCTTGATACTGCAGGAGTTCAAAACAGAAATCAAGCAAGATCTAAGTACGGTGCAAAGAAACCTAAAGAAAAGAAATAA
- the rplJ gene encoding 50S ribosomal protein L10, whose translation MSSNLDVKKQIVEEIKEKFSKAQSAVIVDYRGLTVEEVTELRKQMREAGVEYKIYKNTLMRLAVKDTDFESLTADLTGPNAVAFGYEDPVTPARILNDFAKEHKALELKSGVVEGQYYDIETIKQIAEIPSREVLLAKFLGSIKSPLSNLAYLLQAIADKNGAEA comes from the coding sequence ATGTCAAGCAACTTAGACGTGAAAAAACAGATTGTAGAAGAGATTAAAGAAAAATTTTCCAAAGCCCAATCAGCTGTAATCGTTGATTATAGAGGGTTAACTGTTGAAGAAGTAACAGAGTTAAGAAAGCAAATGAGAGAAGCTGGTGTAGAATATAAAATATATAAAAATACTTTAATGAGATTAGCTGTAAAAGACACTGATTTTGAATCTTTAACAGCAGATTTAACAGGGCCAAATGCAGTTGCTTTTGGATATGAAGATCCTGTAACACCAGCAAGAATCTTAAATGATTTTGCAAAGGAGCACAAAGCTTTAGAATTAAAATCAGGTGTTGTTGAAGGACAATACTATGATATTGAAACAATCAAGCAAATCGCAGAAATACCTTCAAGAGAAGTATTACTTGCGAAGTTCCTTGGAAGCATTAAATCACCATTATCAAATCTTGCTTACTTACTTCAAGCAATTGCTGATAAAAATGGCGCAGAAGCGTAA
- a CDS encoding ribosomal L7Ae/L30e/S12e/Gadd45 family protein: MLEQLKNQKKLVVGTKQALRAVKEDRVQTLFIAKDAEKYVTRNVEEEAKARNVQIVYAESMKKLGKACGINIGAATAAILK, translated from the coding sequence ATGCTTGAACAATTAAAAAATCAAAAAAAATTAGTTGTTGGTACAAAGCAAGCTTTAAGAGCAGTGAAAGAAGATAGAGTTCAAACTCTGTTTATTGCTAAGGATGCAGAAAAGTATGTAACAAGAAATGTTGAAGAGGAAGCAAAAGCAAGAAATGTTCAAATTGTTTATGCAGAATCAATGAAAAAACTTGGAAAAGCTTGTGGAATCAATATAGGTGCTGCTACAGCAGCAATATTAAAGTAA
- the rplK gene encoding 50S ribosomal protein L11, translated as MAKKVTGYVKLQIPAGKATPAPPVGPALGQQGVNIMQFCKEFNAKTADQAGMIIPVVITVYQDRSFTFITKTPPAAVLLKKAAGIESGSGVPNRDKVATISVDKVKEIAELKMPDLNAGSIEAAISMIKGTARSMGIIVEE; from the coding sequence ATGGCTAAAAAAGTTACAGGATATGTCAAACTACAAATCCCTGCAGGGAAAGCTACTCCAGCACCGCCAGTAGGTCCAGCACTTGGACAACAAGGTGTTAACATTATGCAGTTCTGTAAAGAATTCAATGCGAAAACTGCAGATCAAGCTGGTATGATTATACCAGTTGTTATTACAGTTTACCAAGATAGATCATTTACATTTATTACAAAAACACCACCAGCAGCTGTCTTGTTAAAGAAAGCAGCAGGAATTGAAAGTGGTTCTGGTGTACCTAATAGAGATAAGGTTGCTACAATATCTGTAGATAAAGTAAAAGAAATTGCAGAGCTTAAAATGCCTGACTTAAATGCAGGTAGTATAGAAGCTGCAATTAGCATGATAAAAGGTACTGCTAGAAGCATGGGGATTATTGTTGAAGAATAA
- the rplL gene encoding 50S ribosomal protein L7/L12: protein MTKEQIIEAIKGMTVLELNELVKACEEEFGVSAAAPVAVAGAAGAAPAAEKTEFDVVLASAGSQKIKVIKAVREITGLGLKEAKEVVDGAPKTLKEGVSKEEAEEMKAKLEEVGATVEVK, encoded by the coding sequence ATGACAAAAGAGCAAATTATTGAAGCTATAAAAGGTATGACAGTACTTGAATTAAACGAATTAGTAAAAGCATGTGAAGAAGAATTTGGTGTATCAGCAGCAGCACCAGTTGCAGTTGCAGGAGCAGCAGGAGCAGCACCAGCAGCAGAAAAAACTGAATTTGATGTAGTTTTAGCTAGCGCTGGAAGCCAAAAAATTAAAGTAATCAAAGCTGTAAGAGAAATTACAGGACTTGGATTAAAAGAAGCAAAAGAAGTAGTTGATGGAGCTCCTAAAACATTAAAAGAAGGCGTATCTAAAGAAGAAGCTGAAGAAATGAAAGCTAAATTAGAAGAAGTTGGAGCAACTGTAGAAGTTAAATAA